A genomic window from Quercus lobata isolate SW786 chromosome 10, ValleyOak3.0 Primary Assembly, whole genome shotgun sequence includes:
- the LOC115965701 gene encoding 15.7 kDa heat shock protein, peroxisomal-like, with product MADAFFGYPFRRFFLSPTIFREWSGSTALMDWLESPNAHIYKINVPGYSKDNIKVQIEDGNVLHIKGEGGKDEQHNAKDTVWLVAERGTGKEEFSREIELPENVKVDQIKAQVENGVLTITVPKDTTQKSSKVRNINITSKL from the exons ATGGCTGATGCGTTTTTTGGGTACCCCTTCAGGCGCTTCTTCTTGAGCCCTACGATCTTCCGTGAATGGTCAGGATCGACGGCCCTCATGGACTGGCTCGAATCCCCTAATGCCCACATCTACAAGATCAACGTTCCAG GTTACAGCAAAGATAACATAAAGGTGCAAATAGAGGATGGTAACGTTTTGCACATAAAAGGAGAAGGTGGGAAAGACGAGCAGCACAATGCAAAAGACACTGTTTGGCTTGTAGCTGAGAGAGGGACAGGAAAGGAAGAGTTTTCTAGGGAAATTGAATTGCCGGAGAATGTGAAGGTGGATCAGATTAAGGCCCAAGTAGAGAATGGTGTTCTCACTATTACTGTCCCAAAAGATACTACCCAAAAGTCATCCAAAGTTAGAAACATCAACATTACTAGCAAGCTTTGA